A stretch of Paenibacillus sp. URB8-2 DNA encodes these proteins:
- the rpoD gene encoding RNA polymerase sigma factor RpoD: MANEQHTELETEFTLDQVKDQLIESGKKRSSLNIKDIMEKLSPFDQDPEQMDEFYEQLSDLGIEVVNDNDEEVTLRPNDENESGDSDDFSFDDDLSLPPGIKINDPVRMYLKEIGRVPLLSADDEVELAMRIKNGDEEAKRRLAEANLRLVVSIAKRYVGRGMLFLDLIQEGNMGLIKAVEKFDHNKGFKFSTYATWWIRQAITRAIADQARTIRIPVHMVETINKLIRVSRQLLQELGREPTPEEIAAEMELSVEKVREIMKIAQEPVSLETPIGEEDDSHLGDFIEDQEALAPADAAAYELLKEQLEDVLDTLTEREENVLRLRFGLDDGRTRTLEEVGKVFGVTRERIRQIEAKALRKLRHPSRSKRLKDFLE; the protein is encoded by the coding sequence ATGGCGAACGAACAGCATACCGAACTGGAGACGGAATTTACGCTCGACCAGGTTAAAGATCAGCTTATTGAGTCTGGCAAGAAAAGATCTTCACTGAATATTAAAGATATTATGGAGAAACTGTCGCCATTTGATCAGGACCCCGAGCAAATGGATGAATTTTATGAGCAGCTCAGTGATTTGGGGATTGAAGTCGTTAACGACAACGACGAGGAAGTGACGCTTCGTCCGAATGACGAGAATGAGAGCGGAGACAGCGACGATTTCAGCTTTGACGATGATTTGTCGCTTCCGCCCGGAATCAAAATTAACGACCCCGTCCGCATGTACCTGAAAGAAATCGGACGGGTGCCGCTGTTGTCGGCCGACGACGAGGTTGAACTGGCCATGCGGATCAAGAACGGCGACGAAGAAGCGAAGCGCCGTCTGGCCGAAGCGAATTTGCGGCTGGTTGTCAGCATCGCGAAGCGTTATGTAGGCCGGGGCATGCTGTTCCTCGATCTCATTCAGGAAGGCAATATGGGCCTAATTAAAGCGGTGGAGAAATTCGACCACAACAAAGGCTTCAAATTCAGTACGTACGCAACCTGGTGGATCCGGCAGGCCATCACCCGCGCCATTGCCGACCAAGCGCGGACCATTCGTATTCCCGTTCATATGGTGGAAACGATTAACAAGCTGATCCGCGTGTCCCGTCAGCTGCTTCAAGAGCTGGGGCGCGAACCCACGCCGGAAGAAATTGCGGCCGAAATGGAGCTTAGCGTAGAGAAGGTACGGGAAATCATGAAGATTGCCCAGGAGCCGGTATCGCTGGAAACCCCGATCGGTGAGGAAGACGATTCCCATTTGGGCGATTTTATCGAAGATCAGGAGGCGCTTGCCCCTGCGGACGCAGCCGCTTACGAACTGCTCAAGGAGCAGCTGGAGGATGTGCTCGATACGCTGACCGAGCGTGAGGAGAATGTGCTTCGCCTGCGCTTTGGCCTCGATGACGGCCGGACGAGAACGCTGGAGGAAGTCGGCAAAGTATTCGGCGTTACCCGGGAACGGATTCGCCAGATCGAAGCCAAGGCTTTGCGCAAACTGCGCCATCCGAGCCGCAGCAAACGGCTTAAGGATTTTCTGGAATAA
- a CDS encoding tRNA (adenine(22)-N(1))-methyltransferase, with protein sequence MNNVKLSQRLGLLLEQIPRGCKLADIGSDHALLPLAAVQSGRAASAVAGEVNPGPFRAAQKAVQDAGLTDRISVRRGDGLEVLRPEEADCITIAGMGGALIASILNRGSLEGKLGGVRTLLLQPNVGEDILRRWLLDNSWVLTAETLLEEDGKRYEVLTAVPEDMETGVTNERLYADAAKAGGERPYRMDLLLNMGPWLIRQPSPVFFAKWQDEISKLERIRKSLSHSEQESAESKSSEIGEFIEEITEVLACLPKDKP encoded by the coding sequence ATGAACAACGTCAAATTATCGCAAAGACTGGGACTGCTGCTGGAACAAATTCCGCGCGGTTGTAAATTGGCCGATATCGGCTCAGACCATGCGCTGCTTCCGTTAGCCGCCGTGCAGTCCGGACGGGCCGCAAGCGCGGTGGCCGGGGAGGTGAACCCTGGACCGTTCCGCGCGGCCCAAAAGGCTGTGCAGGATGCGGGACTGACGGATCGTATATCCGTCCGCCGCGGGGACGGGCTGGAGGTGCTGCGGCCGGAAGAAGCGGACTGTATCACAATTGCGGGCATGGGCGGCGCTCTCATTGCCTCGATTCTGAACCGGGGCTCGTTGGAAGGCAAGCTGGGGGGTGTAAGGACTCTGCTGCTTCAGCCGAACGTCGGCGAGGATATCCTTCGCCGGTGGCTGCTGGATAACAGCTGGGTGCTGACCGCCGAAACTCTTCTTGAAGAGGACGGCAAACGGTATGAAGTCCTCACGGCTGTGCCGGAAGACATGGAGACGGGCGTAACCAACGAACGCCTGTATGCTGATGCGGCGAAGGCCGGAGGGGAACGCCCGTACCGCATGGATCTGCTGCTGAATATGGGACCTTGGCTGATCAGGCAGCCAAGCCCGGTCTTTTTTGCCAAATGGCAGGACGAAATATCGAAGCTGGAGCGTATCCGAAAGTCGCTCTCGCACTCGGAGCAGGAATCTGCCGAAAGCAAAAGCTCGGAGATCGGGGAATTCATCGAAGAGATCACGGAGGTGCTGGCATGCTTGCCAAAGGACAAACCGTAA